The proteins below come from a single Pyramidobacter porci genomic window:
- the recO gene encoding DNA repair protein RecO: MERLGKGIEKTGIRIDLPEETSQRLIKRTGVVLRRGNYMEGDVAVLLFLKSAGTNWVYVPGASKGSMRFGGALEPFVWGHYQLYQSKRKTYLKEIEVTEDFWALRRYPRAVIQAVRWAKMFERHLIPGYPYDDLLALFYWALKALSEGAASELLDARFLWRWLLSWGIAPDLHSCSICGKPLGGRAVWREGTFVCADCAHGQNPLDIDEFAAYALSKSFVPENSTSKLLEQARNVQQLFVKNLDDNR, encoded by the coding sequence ATGGAGAGACTCGGAAAAGGAATTGAAAAGACTGGGATACGAATAGACCTCCCGGAGGAGACGTCTCAGCGTCTCATCAAGCGGACGGGCGTCGTGCTGCGGCGCGGAAACTACATGGAGGGAGACGTCGCCGTATTGTTGTTTTTAAAAAGCGCCGGCACGAACTGGGTGTACGTTCCCGGAGCCTCGAAAGGCTCGATGCGTTTCGGCGGCGCCTTGGAGCCTTTTGTCTGGGGACATTACCAGCTTTATCAGTCAAAAAGAAAAACATATCTGAAGGAAATCGAGGTCACCGAGGACTTCTGGGCGCTGCGACGCTATCCGCGGGCCGTGATCCAGGCTGTCCGCTGGGCGAAGATGTTCGAACGGCACTTGATTCCCGGGTATCCCTACGACGATTTGCTGGCTCTCTTCTATTGGGCGTTGAAGGCGCTGAGCGAAGGAGCCGCGTCGGAACTGCTCGATGCGCGTTTTTTATGGCGCTGGCTCCTCAGCTGGGGGATCGCGCCTGATCTGCACTCCTGCAGCATTTGTGGAAAGCCTTTGGGCGGACGCGCCGTCTGGCGGGAGGGGACCTTTGTCTGTGCGGACTGCGCCCACGGACAGAACCCGCTGGACATCGATGAATTCGCGGCTTACGCCCTTTCGAAAAGCTTTGTACCGGAGAACAGCACATCGAAATTGTTGGAACAGGCTCGAAACGTCCAGCAACTCTTTGTGAAAAACCTTGATGATAATCGATAG
- the tsf gene encoding translation elongation factor Ts: MEITAAAVKELRDRTGCGMMDCKKALVECNGDAEKAIDFLREKGLAKAAKKADRNAKDGRIFSYIHNTGKVGVMVELDCETDFVAKTEEFQQLGHDIAMQIAAANPVYVTPEDVPADVLEREKNIYREQLIAEGKPADRLDKILEGKVRKYYEQTCLLEQAWIRDGDKKINDLIVALIAKMGENMKVRRFSRFSIGE; the protein is encoded by the coding sequence ATGGAAATTACTGCTGCTGCTGTTAAAGAACTTCGTGATCGTACCGGCTGCGGGATGATGGACTGCAAAAAAGCTTTGGTCGAGTGCAACGGCGACGCCGAGAAAGCGATCGACTTTCTTCGCGAGAAGGGGCTTGCCAAGGCAGCCAAGAAGGCCGACCGCAACGCCAAGGACGGCCGCATTTTCTCCTACATTCACAACACCGGCAAGGTCGGCGTGATGGTGGAGCTCGACTGCGAGACCGACTTCGTCGCCAAGACCGAGGAGTTTCAGCAGCTGGGGCACGACATCGCCATGCAGATCGCCGCGGCCAATCCCGTCTATGTGACTCCGGAGGACGTGCCTGCCGACGTTCTCGAACGCGAGAAGAACATCTACCGCGAGCAGCTGATCGCCGAAGGCAAACCCGCCGATCGCCTCGACAAGATTCTCGAAGGCAAGGTCCGCAAGTACTACGAGCAGACCTGTCTGCTCGAGCAGGCGTGGATCCGCGACGGAGACAAGAAGATCAACGACCTCATCGTCGCCCTGATCGCCAAAATGGGCGAAAACATGAAGGTGCGCCGTTTTTCCCGCTTCTCCATCGGGGAATAG
- the era gene encoding GTPase Era encodes MQTDFRAGVVAVIGRPNVGKSSLLNRILKYKLSIVSAKPQTTRDNILGLYNGASSQILFVDTPGIHAPLNKLGERLVERAVSGLEDANVILYVVTIDDRPEQRENARIAEVLREHSDVPVVMAVNKVDLPGSKNKILPVIDRFTKKIKLRDVVPVSAKDGTNTEVLVKTLESLLPVAAPLYPDDMITDRTERFIAQELIREKVIAFTDEEVPHSVAVEIEEFKSPDEYPERRDLFVRATVYVEREGQRAIILGRKGEKIKTIGTAARKALEEMTGHKTYLELWVKVDKGWRDSEKELKRLGYE; translated from the coding sequence GTGCAGACAGATTTTCGTGCAGGAGTCGTCGCCGTCATCGGCCGCCCCAACGTGGGCAAATCGTCGCTTCTCAATAGAATCCTCAAGTACAAGCTGTCGATCGTTTCCGCGAAACCTCAGACGACCCGCGACAACATTCTGGGGCTTTACAATGGAGCGTCAAGTCAGATCCTTTTTGTCGATACGCCCGGCATTCACGCGCCTTTGAACAAGCTCGGCGAACGTCTGGTCGAGCGGGCCGTATCGGGACTTGAAGACGCGAATGTCATCCTTTACGTGGTGACTATTGACGATCGCCCGGAACAGCGTGAGAACGCCCGCATTGCGGAAGTTCTCCGGGAGCATTCGGACGTTCCGGTTGTGATGGCCGTCAACAAGGTGGACTTGCCTGGCTCCAAAAACAAGATCCTTCCTGTGATCGACCGTTTCACGAAAAAAATAAAACTCAGAGACGTCGTTCCCGTTTCGGCGAAGGACGGCACCAACACTGAAGTTCTTGTCAAAACCCTCGAGAGTCTGCTTCCTGTCGCGGCGCCGCTCTATCCGGACGATATGATCACGGACAGAACGGAGCGTTTCATCGCGCAGGAACTGATCCGCGAAAAGGTCATCGCGTTCACCGACGAGGAAGTGCCGCACAGTGTCGCCGTGGAGATCGAAGAGTTCAAGTCGCCCGATGAATATCCGGAGCGCAGGGACTTGTTCGTCCGCGCCACGGTCTACGTGGAGCGGGAAGGCCAACGGGCCATCATTCTCGGCAGAAAAGGGGAAAAAATCAAGACCATCGGCACGGCCGCCCGGAAAGCGCTGGAAGAGATGACGGGACATAAAACGTATCTTGAACTTTGGGTTAAGGTTGACAAAGGATGGAGAGACTCGGAAAAGGAATTGAAAAGACTGGGATACGAATAG
- the pyrH gene encoding UMP kinase, which translates to MKFKRVLLKLSGEVLAGPQGFGLDFRAIDRMCRQIAQVAADGIQIGLVVGGGNFFRGRQAVDEGVERSQADYMGMLGTVINALALQDVLERKNDIPTRVLTAIEMRQVAEPYIRRRALRHIEKGRVVIFAAGTGSPYFSTDTTAALRAAEIGAECLVKATKVDGIYDKDPFKYSDAVKFEKLSYMSALQRRIEVMDAASFSLCMENGIPIAVLNVLEEGSLRAFLIEGKNIGTIVSK; encoded by the coding sequence ATGAAGTTCAAACGTGTGCTGCTGAAACTGTCAGGAGAAGTCCTCGCCGGGCCCCAGGGATTTGGTCTCGATTTTCGCGCTATCGATCGGATGTGCCGCCAGATCGCCCAGGTGGCGGCAGACGGCATTCAGATCGGGCTCGTCGTCGGCGGCGGCAATTTTTTCCGCGGCCGACAGGCCGTGGACGAGGGGGTCGAACGTTCTCAGGCCGACTACATGGGGATGCTGGGGACCGTCATCAACGCCCTGGCCCTGCAGGACGTCCTGGAACGGAAAAACGACATCCCGACGCGTGTGCTGACGGCGATCGAGATGCGTCAGGTGGCGGAGCCCTACATCCGCCGCCGGGCTTTGCGCCACATCGAGAAAGGCCGCGTGGTGATTTTCGCGGCCGGGACGGGCTCTCCCTATTTTTCGACCGACACGACGGCCGCCCTCCGCGCGGCGGAGATCGGCGCCGAATGCCTTGTCAAGGCGACGAAGGTCGACGGCATCTACGATAAAGATCCTTTCAAATATTCCGACGCGGTCAAGTTCGAGAAACTCTCATATATGAGCGCGCTGCAGCGCCGCATCGAGGTCATGGACGCCGCGTCGTTTTCCCTCTGCATGGAAAACGGCATTCCCATCGCCGTTCTCAACGTTCTCGAGGAGGGGAGCCTGCGCGCGTTCCTGATCGAGGGCAAAAATATCGGCACCATCGTATCCAAATAA
- a CDS encoding hemolysin family protein, whose product MDALPQLCTAIVILLFLSAFFSASEMALTAASSTRMKLLAEEYPFLERFVDWVNEDRYQAISAILIGNNLVNVAASVAATALATSLIDEHGVASAVVVMSILIIIFGEVIPKCVAMAKGERLLIVVLPLVRFFSWLVTPLIWGMEQFARIASCITGLDLSLKDSFVTKEEIGQVVKIGEASGAIEESERQMIDGVISFDEIRVSEIMIPRTRMHMIESARTVDDALQFIEKMGDSRVPVFTDTPDHIDGIVLVKDLLTALMKGQKNEPVTKFMRTPLFVPETMYVPRLFRIMQNVRMHMAVVVDEYGGTAGLITLEDLLEEIVGEIQDEYDKEEQTVTRLSDDSYRAKASISLEELNDVLNSHFVCDDVDTVGGFLLDQFGNFPHEGDTVALDGWLFEILSMDGHRINDVMIRRDTSEAGE is encoded by the coding sequence TTGGACGCTTTGCCTCAATTATGTACGGCGATAGTTATTCTGTTGTTCCTTTCGGCTTTTTTCAGTGCGTCCGAGATGGCGCTGACGGCCGCCAGCAGCACGAGAATGAAATTGCTGGCCGAGGAATATCCCTTTCTGGAACGCTTCGTAGACTGGGTCAATGAAGACCGGTATCAGGCGATTTCAGCGATTCTCATCGGCAACAATCTCGTCAACGTGGCGGCGAGCGTTGCCGCCACGGCGCTGGCAACGTCATTGATTGACGAACACGGCGTCGCTTCCGCCGTCGTCGTGATGAGCATTTTGATCATCATTTTCGGCGAAGTGATTCCCAAGTGCGTGGCGATGGCGAAGGGCGAACGTCTGCTTATCGTGGTTCTCCCGCTTGTGCGTTTTTTCAGCTGGCTTGTGACGCCGTTGATCTGGGGAATGGAGCAGTTTGCGAGAATAGCCAGTTGCATCACAGGTTTGGATCTTTCTCTGAAAGATTCTTTCGTTACCAAAGAGGAAATAGGGCAAGTCGTGAAGATCGGCGAAGCCTCCGGCGCGATCGAAGAATCCGAACGCCAGATGATCGACGGCGTCATTTCATTTGACGAGATCCGTGTCTCCGAGATCATGATTCCCCGCACTCGGATGCACATGATCGAATCGGCGCGGACGGTGGACGACGCGCTTCAGTTTATTGAAAAGATGGGGGATTCCCGAGTCCCTGTTTTTACGGACACTCCGGATCACATCGACGGGATCGTTCTCGTCAAAGATCTGCTCACAGCTTTGATGAAAGGGCAAAAGAACGAGCCGGTCACCAAGTTCATGAGGACGCCGCTGTTCGTGCCCGAGACGATGTACGTGCCCAGGCTCTTCAGAATCATGCAAAACGTCCGTATGCACATGGCGGTCGTCGTCGACGAGTACGGCGGCACGGCGGGACTGATCACTCTCGAAGATCTTCTGGAGGAGATCGTCGGCGAAATTCAGGATGAATACGATAAAGAGGAACAAACGGTGACACGTCTCTCCGATGATTCTTACAGAGCGAAGGCCAGTATTTCCCTTGAAGAGCTCAATGACGTTCTGAACAGCCATTTCGTCTGCGACGACGTCGACACGGTGGGAGGATTTTTACTGGATCAGTTCGGCAATTTTCCTCACGAAGGGGATACGGTCGCGTTGGACGGCTGGCTTTTCGAGATCCTCAGCATGGATGGCCATCGGATCAACGACGTTATGATCCGCAGGGACACCTCGGAGGCAGGAGAATAG
- a CDS encoding glycine--tRNA ligase subunit alpha, translated as MNFQDIMLRLQRYWADQGCIVQQPYDIEVGAGTMHPATSLRVIGPEPWNVAYVQPSRRPADGRYGDNPNRLQHYYQFQVIMKPAPENIQALYINSLAALGIDPREHDIRFVEDDWESAAIGAWGLGWEVWLDGMEVTQFTYFQQVGGVDMEAVPAEITYGLERIAMFVQKADNVYDLKWNDKVTYGDVHHQGEVENSIYNFEVADVAMLAEIFSLYEKESLRLADQALVLPAWDCVLKCSQIFNLLDARGAISVTQRTGYVSRIRAIASKCCSAYAQQRKDMGYPLMKKF; from the coding sequence ATGAATTTTCAGGATATCATGCTGAGATTGCAACGCTATTGGGCGGATCAGGGATGCATCGTTCAGCAGCCCTACGACATCGAGGTCGGGGCCGGTACGATGCATCCGGCTACGTCGCTTCGGGTCATCGGTCCCGAACCCTGGAACGTCGCTTATGTGCAGCCGTCCCGCCGTCCGGCGGATGGGCGTTACGGCGACAACCCCAACCGCCTGCAGCATTATTACCAGTTCCAGGTGATCATGAAGCCGGCGCCGGAGAACATCCAGGCGCTTTACATCAACAGCCTTGCCGCGCTGGGGATCGACCCCCGCGAGCATGATATCCGTTTTGTCGAGGACGATTGGGAGTCTGCGGCGATCGGCGCCTGGGGACTCGGCTGGGAAGTCTGGCTCGACGGCATGGAAGTGACTCAGTTCACCTATTTCCAGCAGGTCGGCGGCGTCGATATGGAAGCGGTGCCCGCAGAAATAACGTACGGCCTTGAACGCATCGCCATGTTCGTCCAAAAGGCCGACAACGTTTACGATTTGAAGTGGAACGACAAAGTGACCTATGGCGATGTCCATCATCAGGGAGAAGTCGAGAACTCCATATATAACTTCGAGGTGGCCGACGTCGCCATGCTTGCGGAAATATTTTCCCTGTATGAGAAGGAAAGCCTGCGCCTTGCCGATCAGGCGTTGGTTCTGCCCGCCTGGGACTGCGTGCTGAAGTGCTCGCAGATTTTCAATCTTCTCGACGCCCGCGGCGCGATCAGCGTCACGCAGCGCACGGGGTATGTGTCGCGCATCCGCGCCATTGCGTCGAAGTGCTGCTCAGCCTATGCCCAGCAACGGAAAGACATGGGCTATCCGCTCATGAAAAAATTTTAA
- the glyS gene encoding glycine--tRNA ligase subunit beta has product MERDLILEIGTEEIPSRFMPSALRDIAQYAEEEFAAQRLGHGRIEVMGTPRRLVLLVRSVAERQEDLSEEHKGPAWKSAFDGTGTPTRAAEGFAKSKGIAVEQLESRNVNGVDYAFAVINHRGGAADALLPDMMKHIISRIVFPKNMYWYDSTVRFARPIRWLLCLIGAKVVEFELNGMKSGRTSCGHRFMGAPSVEIESSDDYLTVMYDNWVIVDQKKREEKMRAAIAGIEKELDGVVELDPSLVQENLYLVEYPVPFYGSFDRKYLEIPEEVLTTSMKDNQKYFAVHDHSGKLMPCFVGVSNNLIPNMELVREGNERVLRARLEDAVFFWKEDLKRPLSARVEDLKNVIYQEKLGSVYDKTMKMVKISRKICDLLGNKDDAKLVERAAYLSKTDLVTGMVGEFSELQGIMGREYALKNGEDPRVAKAIAEQYMPTAAGNELPSDVIGAVVGIAERAFNMLGAYKLGFQPTGSQDPYGLRRAIRCINEILWGLRLDLDLEALLAFIAQDLEVGGEALGSLLEFVRQRTLIQLKEKEYGHELIELALSVTGSRPLQTLYLLGAFTEVKQEDWFTKLVNSAVRVKNILTKAEGVSSSVNPSLFVKDAEKDLYAAVNEAEKPVEAALRKSDWNGLMNVLAQLSPAVSAFFDDVMVMDEDVAVRANRLALLSHCQNLFMRVGDLSKVK; this is encoded by the coding sequence ATGGAAAGAGATCTGATTCTGGAGATTGGAACGGAAGAGATACCGTCCCGTTTTATGCCAAGCGCCTTGCGCGACATTGCTCAATACGCCGAGGAAGAGTTTGCCGCGCAGCGTCTCGGGCATGGGCGCATAGAGGTGATGGGCACTCCCCGCCGCCTCGTGCTGCTGGTTCGTTCCGTTGCGGAACGTCAGGAGGACCTTTCCGAAGAGCACAAAGGGCCGGCGTGGAAATCCGCCTTCGACGGCACGGGAACGCCGACTCGTGCGGCAGAAGGTTTTGCCAAAAGCAAAGGCATTGCCGTCGAACAGCTTGAAAGCCGCAACGTCAACGGCGTGGATTATGCGTTCGCCGTCATCAATCACAGGGGCGGCGCCGCGGACGCCCTGCTTCCGGACATGATGAAGCACATCATCTCCCGTATCGTTTTTCCCAAAAACATGTACTGGTACGACTCGACCGTCCGCTTTGCCCGCCCGATCCGCTGGCTGCTCTGCCTGATCGGAGCGAAAGTCGTCGAGTTCGAGCTGAACGGCATGAAAAGCGGCCGGACCAGTTGCGGACATCGTTTCATGGGAGCGCCTTCCGTGGAGATCGAGTCGAGCGACGACTATCTGACCGTCATGTACGACAACTGGGTCATCGTCGATCAGAAGAAGCGCGAGGAGAAAATGCGCGCCGCCATCGCCGGCATCGAAAAAGAGCTTGACGGCGTCGTCGAGCTCGATCCCTCACTGGTTCAGGAAAATCTTTATCTCGTCGAGTATCCCGTGCCCTTTTACGGCTCGTTTGACCGCAAGTATCTGGAGATCCCCGAAGAAGTCCTGACGACCTCGATGAAAGACAACCAGAAATATTTTGCCGTTCACGACCACAGCGGCAAATTGATGCCCTGCTTTGTCGGCGTCAGCAACAATCTGATTCCCAATATGGAGCTGGTTCGGGAAGGAAATGAACGGGTTCTGCGCGCCCGTTTGGAAGACGCCGTTTTCTTCTGGAAGGAAGATCTGAAACGCCCCCTCTCGGCGCGGGTCGAAGACCTTAAAAACGTCATCTATCAGGAGAAGCTGGGTTCCGTTTACGACAAGACCATGAAAATGGTCAAGATCTCCCGGAAGATTTGCGACCTCCTCGGCAACAAGGACGACGCAAAGCTGGTCGAACGCGCGGCCTACCTCTCGAAAACGGATCTTGTCACCGGCATGGTCGGCGAATTTTCCGAACTCCAGGGGATCATGGGCCGCGAATACGCCCTGAAAAACGGAGAGGATCCGCGGGTTGCCAAGGCCATCGCCGAGCAGTACATGCCGACCGCGGCGGGAAACGAACTTCCTTCCGACGTGATCGGCGCCGTCGTGGGGATTGCCGAACGGGCCTTCAACATGCTCGGAGCCTACAAGCTGGGGTTCCAGCCGACGGGGTCGCAGGATCCTTACGGCCTTCGCCGCGCCATCCGCTGCATCAACGAGATCCTCTGGGGGCTTCGCCTCGACCTCGATCTGGAGGCGCTGCTCGCTTTCATCGCCCAGGACCTCGAAGTTGGCGGCGAGGCTTTGGGCTCGCTGCTGGAGTTCGTAAGGCAGCGTACGCTCATTCAGCTCAAGGAAAAAGAATACGGCCACGAACTGATCGAACTGGCGCTCTCCGTGACAGGCTCCCGTCCCCTGCAGACGCTTTATTTGCTGGGCGCGTTCACGGAGGTGAAACAGGAAGACTGGTTCACGAAGCTGGTCAATTCCGCGGTGCGGGTGAAGAACATCCTGACGAAGGCAGAGGGCGTCTCGAGTTCCGTGAATCCTTCGCTTTTTGTCAAGGATGCCGAAAAGGATCTTTATGCGGCCGTGAACGAGGCGGAAAAACCAGTGGAAGCCGCTCTGCGGAAAAGCGACTGGAACGGGCTGATGAACGTCCTGGCCCAGCTTTCCCCGGCCGTTTCGGCCTTCTTCGACGACGTGATGGTCATGGACGAGGACGTGGCCGTTCGCGCCAACCGTCTCGCGCTGTTGTCCCATTGTCAGAATCTCTTTATGCGCGTCGGGGATCTCAGCAAAGTCAAATAG
- the rpsB gene encoding 30S ribosomal protein S2: MSVVSMKQLLECGVHFGHQTRRWNPKMKPYIFTERNGVYIIDLQKTVKGLEKAYDFVRSVAKDGGSVLFVGTKRQAQDTIREEAQRCGQFYINQRWLGGLMTNFATIRKRVQRMIELEKHEADNDWGDYTKKEISLFRKELAKLEKYLLGIREMRALPDALFVIDPRREDIAVMEARKLHVPVISIVDTNCDPEMIDYPIPGNDDAIRAIKLICGLMANAVIEGRGGEDGAVSDVQLPDADETAASDASILDMKEKLTEAYGEVTAEGNDE, from the coding sequence ATGTCAGTTGTCAGCATGAAGCAGCTTCTTGAGTGCGGTGTCCACTTCGGACATCAGACGCGCCGCTGGAATCCGAAGATGAAGCCTTACATCTTCACGGAGCGCAACGGCGTGTACATCATCGACCTGCAGAAGACCGTCAAAGGCCTCGAGAAGGCGTATGATTTCGTCCGTTCCGTGGCCAAGGACGGCGGTTCGGTGCTCTTCGTCGGCACGAAGCGCCAGGCGCAGGACACGATCCGCGAAGAGGCGCAGCGCTGCGGCCAGTTCTATATCAATCAGCGCTGGCTGGGCGGCCTGATGACCAACTTCGCCACGATCCGCAAGCGCGTGCAGCGCATGATCGAGCTTGAGAAACACGAAGCCGACAACGATTGGGGCGACTATACCAAGAAGGAGATTTCCCTGTTCCGCAAGGAACTGGCCAAGCTCGAGAAATATCTGCTCGGCATCAGGGAGATGCGCGCTCTTCCCGACGCGCTCTTCGTCATTGATCCCCGCCGCGAGGACATCGCCGTCATGGAAGCGCGCAAACTTCACGTCCCGGTCATTTCCATCGTCGATACGAACTGCGATCCGGAAATGATCGATTATCCCATTCCCGGCAACGACGACGCTATTCGCGCCATCAAACTGATCTGCGGCCTGATGGCGAATGCCGTGATCGAAGGCCGCGGCGGAGAAGACGGCGCGGTGTCTGACGTTCAGCTTCCGGATGCCGACGAGACCGCCGCCAGCGACGCTTCCATCCTCGATATGAAGGAGAAGCTGACGGAGGCCTACGGCGAAGTTACCGCCGAAGGCAACGACGAATAG
- a CDS encoding aldo/keto reductase — protein sequence MEYRPLGRTGLSVSAIALGCEGFTDKSPEAVRKDFDYAQDLGINFFDCYSSDPQLRSAFGEALRGRREKFIVQGHVCSVWENGQYLRTRDPVRTESAFRDLLRRLGTDYIDVGMIHYVDAEDDFRAVFDGEIIQYARRLKERGQIRFLGLSSHNPHVASLAVGTGLIDVLLFAVNPCYDMQPAGESVEDLWADESYGKDLHNVDPERESLYELCARRGVGIDVMKTYGGGDLLSERNSPFGRAFTPVQCIEYVLTRPAVAAVMIGCRTQAEIRAAVDWCAATPQQRDYVSVMQGLTRFSWQGHCMYCGHCAPCPKGISVAAVNKFLNLAKAQKQIPETVREHYALLPHHACECIACGRCEKRCPFGVPIIDAMKEAFSLFGC from the coding sequence ATGGAATACAGACCTCTCGGACGCACCGGGCTTTCCGTCAGCGCGATCGCGTTGGGATGCGAAGGCTTCACGGACAAAAGTCCGGAAGCCGTAAGGAAAGATTTTGACTACGCGCAGGATTTGGGAATCAACTTTTTCGACTGCTATTCTTCCGATCCGCAGCTCCGCTCCGCTTTTGGGGAGGCGCTGCGAGGGCGCCGGGAAAAATTCATCGTCCAGGGGCACGTTTGCTCTGTCTGGGAAAACGGTCAATACCTGCGCACGCGTGATCCCGTCAGAACGGAGAGCGCTTTTCGGGATTTGCTGAGGCGCCTGGGGACGGATTATATCGACGTCGGCATGATCCATTATGTCGACGCGGAAGACGACTTTCGCGCGGTGTTCGACGGCGAGATCATTCAATACGCTCGGCGATTGAAGGAGAGGGGGCAGATCCGCTTCCTCGGACTGAGCAGCCACAATCCGCACGTCGCGTCGCTGGCCGTTGGAACGGGGCTGATCGACGTCCTGCTGTTTGCCGTCAATCCCTGCTACGACATGCAGCCTGCCGGCGAAAGCGTAGAGGATCTCTGGGCCGATGAAAGCTATGGGAAAGATCTGCACAACGTGGATCCGGAACGTGAAAGTCTTTATGAACTGTGCGCGCGCCGCGGCGTGGGGATCGACGTCATGAAAACCTACGGCGGCGGCGACCTGCTCAGCGAGCGGAATTCGCCTTTCGGGCGCGCCTTCACGCCAGTGCAGTGCATCGAATACGTTTTGACTCGTCCTGCCGTGGCCGCCGTCATGATCGGCTGCAGGACGCAGGCGGAGATCCGCGCCGCCGTCGACTGGTGCGCGGCGACGCCGCAGCAGCGGGATTACGTGTCTGTCATGCAGGGGCTGACGCGTTTTTCCTGGCAGGGGCACTGTATGTATTGCGGCCACTGTGCTCCGTGCCCCAAAGGCATCAGCGTCGCTGCCGTCAATAAATTCCTCAACCTTGCCAAAGCGCAGAAGCAGATTCCGGAAACGGTGCGCGAGCACTATGCTCTGCTGCCTCACCACGCCTGCGAATGCATTGCCTGCGGCCGCTGCGAGAAACGCTGTCCCTTCGGAGTTCCGATCATCGATGCCATGAAGGAAGCTTTTTCGCTGTTCGGCTGCTAG
- a CDS encoding pyruvate, water dikinase regulatory protein: MTLRVSIVSDSTGETAESMLHAALAQFDDLDVTIERHRSVREVAQVHGIAGDFYRRGGHLIVSTLVKTDVLAALIADAKKYNLGYVSMMGPLVEEICRLTGRQPMQRPGVNRRVDGDYLRRVKAIEFTLRCDDGQSPELMTAADIVLFGVSRAGKTPLSIWLALKGYAVSNVPLLPGIAPDSRIWNVSVEKRVGLLISAERLRELRCERIVAMGLDPQKAAYADIDKIRAELDDARSLMEKLQCRIYDSTDHSYEELARNILEDLKML, encoded by the coding sequence ATGACATTACGTGTTTCCATCGTTTCCGATTCAACAGGAGAGACTGCCGAAAGCATGCTCCACGCGGCGCTGGCTCAATTCGATGACCTTGACGTGACGATCGAGCGCCATCGTTCGGTTCGCGAAGTCGCTCAGGTTCACGGGATCGCCGGCGATTTTTATCGGCGCGGCGGCCACCTGATCGTCAGCACTCTGGTCAAAACCGACGTGTTGGCGGCGTTGATTGCCGACGCGAAAAAGTACAACTTGGGCTATGTGTCCATGATGGGCCCCCTGGTCGAAGAGATCTGCCGCCTCACGGGGCGGCAGCCCATGCAGCGCCCGGGAGTGAACCGCCGCGTCGACGGCGATTACCTGCGTCGTGTCAAGGCCATCGAATTTACGCTCCGGTGCGACGATGGACAATCCCCCGAGCTGATGACCGCCGCTGACATCGTTTTGTTCGGCGTGTCCCGTGCCGGAAAAACGCCCCTCTCGATCTGGCTTGCCCTGAAAGGGTACGCCGTCTCGAACGTTCCCTTGCTGCCCGGCATCGCTCCCGATTCCCGCATCTGGAATGTGAGCGTGGAAAAGAGGGTCGGGCTCCTGATCTCGGCTGAGCGCTTAAGAGAGCTCCGCTGCGAACGGATCGTCGCCATGGGCCTCGATCCGCAGAAAGCGGCATATGCCGATATCGACAAGATCAGGGCGGAACTGGACGACGCCCGTTCTTTGATGGAAAAGCTCCAGTGCCGCATTTACGACAGTACGGATCATTCCTATGAAGAGCTGGCGCGCAATATCCTCGAAGATTTGAAGATGCTGTAA